One Hippoglossus stenolepis isolate QCI-W04-F060 chromosome 22, HSTE1.2, whole genome shotgun sequence DNA segment encodes these proteins:
- the nrcama gene encoding neuronal cell adhesion molecule a isoform X4, with the protein MHPTTDRNRKWLPGFGAMLLVLLSRVTSALEVPLDPKVLEGLPQPPTITLQSPKDYIFDPRENIVIHCEAKGKPTPSFSWTRNGTHFDVEKDSKVLVKPGSGTLVIDISGEKAEAYEGTYQCTAHNEHGTAVSNNIVIRQSRSPLWSKERNEAITVQMGVSLVLQCRPPAGLPPPVIFWMDNNFQRLQLDKRVSQALNGDLYFSNVLQEDTRSDYICYARFPHTQTIQQKQPISVTVLNNSPEGERRPGFMMPLGPTSTKMVLRGETLELECIAEGLPTPEMSWQKDGGELPGSRTSFQNFKKTLKISDVNEADGGDYRCTAANNLATVYHIIKVTVKAAPFWVSAPRNLVLAPNETGILTCRVSGEPKPKISWFVNGVPIENAPEDHTRKVEDDTVILSNVQSGSSAVYQCNASNEFGYLMANAFVSVLAEAPRVLTPPNRVYQVITNNPALLHCSCFGSPIPTITWFKDSQTSIKNGDPYVIHENGTLEIHVAQPRDSGKYTCIATNNLGIKENHVFLEVKVSTRILKQPEYKVVQRGMSAVFECKVKHDPSLIPTMTWLKDNGELPDDERFEVDTDSLTVKHVTDEDEGTYTCIMNTTLDRDSASAMLTVVEATPTPAIVHEKPDAPTDLELTDQTDRSVQLSWIPGDDHNSPTQKFLIQYEDLLHQPGLWINLTEVAGTGTTAQLKLSPFVYYSFRVLAQNLVGYSGPSQPSRQYRTNPAAPDENPSDVRGVGTESDNLVISWTPLTGFQSNGPGLEYKVLWRQKDMDGDWSWKNVANISRFVVTGIPTFVPFEIKVQAMNDYGSGPEPEVLIGYSGEDLPLSAPESVQVMVHNSTLAEVHWEPVSFPSVRGKLQGYKVYYHRERGLHETEKMTDEEEQALTFSGNRSEGRLPGLQPYSLYILFIRVVNSRGEGPQSPSKTFETPEGVPDPPSFLRILNHSLDSLTLEWGPPMNNNGRLAGFTLKYQPVNTTNELGPVKIMTFLANETTITLSSLNSSMLYKFYLSAKTIKGSSHFITKEAFTVMDTAHTQPPVESGKGPTEPPHPTIPITQSLPPPFHKAPPVGPAFGNVNTSVSEDGAAISWEYFGHHKNVFVEYMVENSKDDWEKELVNSSHSHMIKGLKPGTSYRVRVVARDPADPTVHSTDEVLVTVPAVPSRQVDIATQGWFIGLMCAIALLILVLLIVCFIKRNKGGKYPVKEKEDAHQDPEIQPMKEDDGTFGEYRSMESDTEDHKPLKGSRTPSNGTVRRDESDDSLVDYGEGGDGQFNEDGSFIGQYSGKKEKDTHEGNESSEAPSPVNAMNSFV; encoded by the exons ATGCATCCGACCAcggacagaaacaggaagtggctgccTGGTTTTGGAGCTATGCTATTGGTACTCTTGAGTCGAGTGACTTCAGCGCTAGAAGTGCCTCTTGATC CTAAAGTACTGGAAGGAT TGCCCCAACCTCCCACTATAACGCTACAGTCCCCGAAGGATTACATCTTTGATCCGCGGGAGAACATCGTCATCCACTGTGAGGCCAAGGGGAAGCCGACTCCCAG CTTCTCCTGGACGAGAAACGGCACACACTTCGACGTGGAGAAAGACTCCAAAGTCCTGGTCAAGCCCGGCTCAGGAACTCTCGTCATCGACATCAGCGGCGAAAAGGCGGAGGCTTACGAGGGAACATATCAGTGCACAGCCCATAATGAGCACGGCACGGCTGTATCCAACAACATCGTCATCAGACAGTCCA GGTCCCCCCTGTGGTCGAAGGAGAGAAATGAAGCCATCACTGTGCAGATGGGGGTCTCCCTGGTGCTGCAGTGCCGGCCCCCTGCTGGGCTGCCCCCTCCTGTCATCTTCTGGATGGATAACA ATTttcagaggctgcagctggaCAAACGAGTGTCCCAGGCCCTGAACGGAGATTTGTACTTTTCcaacgttctccaagaagacACCAGGAGCGACTACATCTGCTACGCCCGCTTCCCCCACACGCAGACGATCCAGCAGAAACAGCCCATCTCCGTCACCGTGCTCAACA ACAGCCCAGAGGGGGAGCGTCGTCCGGGGTTCATGATGCCTCTGGGCCCCACCAGTACCAAGATGGTCCTGAGAGGAGAGACTCTGGAGCTGGAGTGCATCGCCGAGGGCCT GCCCACTCCAGAGATGTCGTGGCAGAAGGACGGAGGTGAGCTGCCGGGCAGCAGGACGTCCTTTCAGAACTtcaagaaaacactgaagatttCAGACGTGAATGAAGCAGACGGAGGCGACTACCGCTGTACGGCGGCAAACAACCTGGCCACTGTATACCACATCATCAAGGTCACTGTCAAAG CGGCTCCTTTCTGGGTCAGCGCTCCCAGGAACCTGGTCCTCGCCCCGAATGAGACCGGCATCCTGACCTGCCGTGTCAGTGGAGAACCCAAACCCAAAATCAGCTGGTTTGTCAACGGAGTCCCCATAGAAA ATGCTCCTGAGGACCACACTCGCAAGGTGGAGGACGACACCGTGATTCTCAGCAATGTGCAGTCAGGATCCAGCGCCGTCTACCAGTGTAACGCATCCAATGAGTTTGGCTACCTGATGGCCAACGCTTTTGTCAGTGTTCTCG CTGAAGCACCAAGAGTACTCACTCCCCCCAACCGAGTGTACCAGGTCATCACCAACAACCCTGCACTACTTCACTGTTCCTGCTTTGGCTCGCCAATACCAACCATCACATG GTTCAAAGACAGTCAGACCAGCATTAAAAATGGCGACCCGTATGTGATCCATGAGAACGGCACACTGGAGATCCACGTGGCCCAGCCGCGAGACAGCGGGAAGTACACCTGCATTGCCACCAACAACCTGGGGATCAAGGAGAACCACGTGTTCCtggaggttaaag tGTCAACTCGTATCCTGAAGCAGCCGGAGTACAAGGTGGTGCAGAGAGGAATGAGCGCTGTGTTCGAGTGTAAAGTCAAACACGACCCCTCCCTCATTCCCACCATGACTTGGCTCAAAGATAACGGAGAACTGCCAGATGACGAGAG GTTTGAGGTGGACACAGACAGTCTGACCGTcaaacatgtgactgatgaagaCGAGGGCACCTACACCTGCATCATGAACACGACCCTGGACCGGGACTCTGCCAGTGCAATGCTGACTGTCGTCG AGGCAACGCCTACTCCGGCTATTGTCCAcg AAAAACCCGACGCTCCGACCGACCTGGAACTGACCGACCAGACGGACAGAAGCGTTCAGCTCAGCTGGATCCCTGGAGATGATCACAACAGCCCCACACAGA AGTTTTTGATCCAATACGAGGATCTGCTCCATCAGCCGGGACTGTGGATCAACCTGACCGAGGTTGCGGGCACCGGCACAACAGCCCAGTTGAAGCTTTCCCCGTTCGTCTACTACTCTTTTAGGGTGCTGGCTCAGAACCTCGTGGGCTACAGCGGCCCCAGCCAGCCTTCGCGCCAATACAGGACCAACCCTGCAG CTCCTGATGAAAATCCATCAGATGTTCGGGGAGTAGGAACAGAGTCTGACAACCTGGTCATCTCCTGGACA CCACTGACTGGGTTCCAGTCCAATGGGCCTGGTTTGGAGTACAAAGTGCTGTGGAGACAGAAGGACATGGACGGGGACTGGTCGTGGAAGAACGTGGCCAACATCTCCCGTTTTGTCGTGACGGGAATCCCAACCTTTGTGCCGTTTGAAATCAAAGTTCAAGCGATGAACGATTACGGCAGCGGACCTGAGCCCGAAGTGTTGATTGGGTACTCAGGAGAAGACT TGCCGCTGTCTGCTCCTGAGAGCGTGCAGGTCATGGTTCATAACAGCACGCTAGCAGAAGTGCATTGGGAGCCTGTGTCTTTCCCTTCAGTAAGAGGGAAACTACAGGGATACAAG GTGTACTATCATCGTGAGCGCGGCTTGCATGAGACAGAGAAGATGAcggatgaggaggagcaggcttTGACGTTCAGCGGGAACCGTAGCGAGGGCCGTCTGCCGGGCCTGCAGCCTTACAGCCTCTACATACTCTTCATCAGGGTCGTTAATAGCAGAGGAGAGGGGCCTCAGAGTCCAAGCAAGACGTTTGAGACACCCGAGGGAG tcccAGATCCTCCTTCTTTTCTGAGAATCCTGAACCACAGTCTGGACTCTCTCACCCTGGAGTGGGGCCCACCAATGAACAATAACGGACGCCTCGCTGGATTTACACTGAAGTACCAACCAG TCAACACCACCAATGAACTGGGACCAGTCAAGATCATGACGTTCCTGGCCAACGAGACCACGATCACCCTGAGCAGCCTGAACTCCAGCATGCTCTACAAGTTTTACTTAAGTGCAAAGACAATCAAAGGCTCTAGCCACTTCATCACAAAAGAAGCCTTCACAGTCATGGACACAG CTCATACTCAGCCCCCTGTAGAATCGGGCAAAG GCcccacagagcccccccacccaACTATCCCCATCACTCAGTCTCTGCCTCCCCCGTTTCACAAGG CGCCTCCTGTAGGCCCTGCGTTTGGCAATGTTAACACGTCTGTATCGGAGGATGGGGCGGCGATCAGTTGGGAATACTTTGGACACCATAAGAATGTATTTGTGGAATATATGGTAGAAAACA GCAAAGACGACTGGGAAAAGGAGTTGGTAAACAGTTCACACTCTCATATGATAAAAGGTTTAAAGCCCGGGACGTCCTATAGGGTGCGTGTGGTCGCTAGAGACCCGGCTGACCCGACGGTCCACAGCACAGACGAAGTGTTGGTTACGGTTCCAG CCGTGCCCAGCCGACAGGTCGACATCGCCACCCAGGGCTGGTTTATTGGACTCATGTGTGCCATCGCCCTCCTCATCTTGGTCCTCCTCATTGTGTGCTTCATCAAGAGGAACAAAGGTGGCAAATATCCAG tgaaagagaaagaagacgcTCACCAAGACCCTGAGATACAACCTATGAAGGAGGACGATGGGACATTTGGAGAATacag GTCAATGGAGAG TGACACAGAGGACCACAAGCCGCTGAAGGGCAGCCGGACGCCGTCCAACGGGACGGTGCGCCGTGACGAGAGCGACGACAGCCTGGTGGACTACGGGGAGGGCGGGGACGGACAGTTCAACGAGGACGGCTCCTTCATCGGCCAATACAGCggcaagaaagagaaagacacgCACGAAGGCAACGAGAGCTCAGAGGCACCTTCGCCCGTCAACGCCATGAACTCGTTTGTCTAA
- the nrcama gene encoding neuronal cell adhesion molecule a isoform X9 → MHPTTDRNRKWLPGFGAMLLVLLSRVTSALEVPLDPKVLEGLPQPPTITLQSPKDYIFDPRENIVIHCEAKGKPTPSFSWTRNGTHFDVEKDSKVLVKPGSGTLVIDISGEKAEAYEGTYQCTAHNEHGTAVSNNIVIRQSRSPLWSKERNEAITVQMGVSLVLQCRPPAGLPPPVIFWMDNNFQRLQLDKRVSQALNGDLYFSNVLQEDTRSDYICYARFPHTQTIQQKQPISVTVLNMETMNETVAALYNITEFYSDSPEGERRPGFMMPLGPTSTKMVLRGETLELECIAEGLPTPEMSWQKDGGELPGSRTSFQNFKKTLKISDVNEADGGDYRCTAANNLATVYHIIKVTVKAAPFWVSAPRNLVLAPNETGILTCRVSGEPKPKISWFVNGVPIENAPEDHTRKVEDDTVILSNVQSGSSAVYQCNASNEFGYLMANAFVSVLAEAPRVLTPPNRVYQVITNNPALLHCSCFGSPIPTITWFKDSQTSIKNGDPYVIHENGTLEIHVAQPRDSGKYTCIATNNLGIKENHVFLEVKVSTRILKQPEYKVVQRGMSAVFECKVKHDPSLIPTMTWLKDNGELPDDERFEVDTDSLTVKHVTDEDEGTYTCIMNTTLDRDSASAMLTVVEATPTPAIVHEKPDAPTDLELTDQTDRSVQLSWIPGDDHNSPTQKFLIQYEDLLHQPGLWINLTEVAGTGTTAQLKLSPFVYYSFRVLAQNLVGYSGPSQPSRQYRTNPAAPDENPSDVRGVGTESDNLVISWTPLTGFQSNGPGLEYKVLWRQKDMDGDWSWKNVANISRFVVTGIPTFVPFEIKVQAMNDYGSGPEPEVLIGYSGEDLPLSAPESVQVMVHNSTLAEVHWEPVSFPSVRGKLQGYKVYYHRERGLHETEKMTDEEEQALTFSGNRSEGRLPGLQPYSLYILFIRVVNSRGEGPQSPSKTFETPEGVPDPPSFLRILNHSLDSLTLEWGPPMNNNGRLAGFTLKYQPVNTTNELGPVKIMTFLANETTITLSSLNSSMLYKFYLSAKTIKGSSHFITKEAFTVMDTAPPVGPAFGNVNTSVSEDGAAISWEYFGHHKNVFVEYMVENSKDDWEKELVNSSHSHMIKGLKPGTSYRVRVVARDPADPTVHSTDEVLVTVPAVPSRQVDIATQGWFIGLMCAIALLILVLLIVCFIKRNKGGKYPVKEKEDAHQDPEIQPMKEDDGTFGEYSDTEDHKPLKGSRTPSNGTVRRDESDDSLVDYGEGGDGQFNEDGSFIGQYSGKKEKDTHEGNESSEAPSPVNAMNSFV, encoded by the exons ATGCATCCGACCAcggacagaaacaggaagtggctgccTGGTTTTGGAGCTATGCTATTGGTACTCTTGAGTCGAGTGACTTCAGCGCTAGAAGTGCCTCTTGATC CTAAAGTACTGGAAGGAT TGCCCCAACCTCCCACTATAACGCTACAGTCCCCGAAGGATTACATCTTTGATCCGCGGGAGAACATCGTCATCCACTGTGAGGCCAAGGGGAAGCCGACTCCCAG CTTCTCCTGGACGAGAAACGGCACACACTTCGACGTGGAGAAAGACTCCAAAGTCCTGGTCAAGCCCGGCTCAGGAACTCTCGTCATCGACATCAGCGGCGAAAAGGCGGAGGCTTACGAGGGAACATATCAGTGCACAGCCCATAATGAGCACGGCACGGCTGTATCCAACAACATCGTCATCAGACAGTCCA GGTCCCCCCTGTGGTCGAAGGAGAGAAATGAAGCCATCACTGTGCAGATGGGGGTCTCCCTGGTGCTGCAGTGCCGGCCCCCTGCTGGGCTGCCCCCTCCTGTCATCTTCTGGATGGATAACA ATTttcagaggctgcagctggaCAAACGAGTGTCCCAGGCCCTGAACGGAGATTTGTACTTTTCcaacgttctccaagaagacACCAGGAGCGACTACATCTGCTACGCCCGCTTCCCCCACACGCAGACGATCCAGCAGAAACAGCCCATCTCCGTCACCGTGCTCAACA TGGAAACAATGAATGAGACTGTGGCTGCTTTATACAATATCACTGAGTTCTATAGTG ACAGCCCAGAGGGGGAGCGTCGTCCGGGGTTCATGATGCCTCTGGGCCCCACCAGTACCAAGATGGTCCTGAGAGGAGAGACTCTGGAGCTGGAGTGCATCGCCGAGGGCCT GCCCACTCCAGAGATGTCGTGGCAGAAGGACGGAGGTGAGCTGCCGGGCAGCAGGACGTCCTTTCAGAACTtcaagaaaacactgaagatttCAGACGTGAATGAAGCAGACGGAGGCGACTACCGCTGTACGGCGGCAAACAACCTGGCCACTGTATACCACATCATCAAGGTCACTGTCAAAG CGGCTCCTTTCTGGGTCAGCGCTCCCAGGAACCTGGTCCTCGCCCCGAATGAGACCGGCATCCTGACCTGCCGTGTCAGTGGAGAACCCAAACCCAAAATCAGCTGGTTTGTCAACGGAGTCCCCATAGAAA ATGCTCCTGAGGACCACACTCGCAAGGTGGAGGACGACACCGTGATTCTCAGCAATGTGCAGTCAGGATCCAGCGCCGTCTACCAGTGTAACGCATCCAATGAGTTTGGCTACCTGATGGCCAACGCTTTTGTCAGTGTTCTCG CTGAAGCACCAAGAGTACTCACTCCCCCCAACCGAGTGTACCAGGTCATCACCAACAACCCTGCACTACTTCACTGTTCCTGCTTTGGCTCGCCAATACCAACCATCACATG GTTCAAAGACAGTCAGACCAGCATTAAAAATGGCGACCCGTATGTGATCCATGAGAACGGCACACTGGAGATCCACGTGGCCCAGCCGCGAGACAGCGGGAAGTACACCTGCATTGCCACCAACAACCTGGGGATCAAGGAGAACCACGTGTTCCtggaggttaaag tGTCAACTCGTATCCTGAAGCAGCCGGAGTACAAGGTGGTGCAGAGAGGAATGAGCGCTGTGTTCGAGTGTAAAGTCAAACACGACCCCTCCCTCATTCCCACCATGACTTGGCTCAAAGATAACGGAGAACTGCCAGATGACGAGAG GTTTGAGGTGGACACAGACAGTCTGACCGTcaaacatgtgactgatgaagaCGAGGGCACCTACACCTGCATCATGAACACGACCCTGGACCGGGACTCTGCCAGTGCAATGCTGACTGTCGTCG AGGCAACGCCTACTCCGGCTATTGTCCAcg AAAAACCCGACGCTCCGACCGACCTGGAACTGACCGACCAGACGGACAGAAGCGTTCAGCTCAGCTGGATCCCTGGAGATGATCACAACAGCCCCACACAGA AGTTTTTGATCCAATACGAGGATCTGCTCCATCAGCCGGGACTGTGGATCAACCTGACCGAGGTTGCGGGCACCGGCACAACAGCCCAGTTGAAGCTTTCCCCGTTCGTCTACTACTCTTTTAGGGTGCTGGCTCAGAACCTCGTGGGCTACAGCGGCCCCAGCCAGCCTTCGCGCCAATACAGGACCAACCCTGCAG CTCCTGATGAAAATCCATCAGATGTTCGGGGAGTAGGAACAGAGTCTGACAACCTGGTCATCTCCTGGACA CCACTGACTGGGTTCCAGTCCAATGGGCCTGGTTTGGAGTACAAAGTGCTGTGGAGACAGAAGGACATGGACGGGGACTGGTCGTGGAAGAACGTGGCCAACATCTCCCGTTTTGTCGTGACGGGAATCCCAACCTTTGTGCCGTTTGAAATCAAAGTTCAAGCGATGAACGATTACGGCAGCGGACCTGAGCCCGAAGTGTTGATTGGGTACTCAGGAGAAGACT TGCCGCTGTCTGCTCCTGAGAGCGTGCAGGTCATGGTTCATAACAGCACGCTAGCAGAAGTGCATTGGGAGCCTGTGTCTTTCCCTTCAGTAAGAGGGAAACTACAGGGATACAAG GTGTACTATCATCGTGAGCGCGGCTTGCATGAGACAGAGAAGATGAcggatgaggaggagcaggcttTGACGTTCAGCGGGAACCGTAGCGAGGGCCGTCTGCCGGGCCTGCAGCCTTACAGCCTCTACATACTCTTCATCAGGGTCGTTAATAGCAGAGGAGAGGGGCCTCAGAGTCCAAGCAAGACGTTTGAGACACCCGAGGGAG tcccAGATCCTCCTTCTTTTCTGAGAATCCTGAACCACAGTCTGGACTCTCTCACCCTGGAGTGGGGCCCACCAATGAACAATAACGGACGCCTCGCTGGATTTACACTGAAGTACCAACCAG TCAACACCACCAATGAACTGGGACCAGTCAAGATCATGACGTTCCTGGCCAACGAGACCACGATCACCCTGAGCAGCCTGAACTCCAGCATGCTCTACAAGTTTTACTTAAGTGCAAAGACAATCAAAGGCTCTAGCCACTTCATCACAAAAGAAGCCTTCACAGTCATGGACACAG CGCCTCCTGTAGGCCCTGCGTTTGGCAATGTTAACACGTCTGTATCGGAGGATGGGGCGGCGATCAGTTGGGAATACTTTGGACACCATAAGAATGTATTTGTGGAATATATGGTAGAAAACA GCAAAGACGACTGGGAAAAGGAGTTGGTAAACAGTTCACACTCTCATATGATAAAAGGTTTAAAGCCCGGGACGTCCTATAGGGTGCGTGTGGTCGCTAGAGACCCGGCTGACCCGACGGTCCACAGCACAGACGAAGTGTTGGTTACGGTTCCAG CCGTGCCCAGCCGACAGGTCGACATCGCCACCCAGGGCTGGTTTATTGGACTCATGTGTGCCATCGCCCTCCTCATCTTGGTCCTCCTCATTGTGTGCTTCATCAAGAGGAACAAAGGTGGCAAATATCCAG tgaaagagaaagaagacgcTCACCAAGACCCTGAGATACAACCTATGAAGGAGGACGATGGGACATTTGGAGAATacag TGACACAGAGGACCACAAGCCGCTGAAGGGCAGCCGGACGCCGTCCAACGGGACGGTGCGCCGTGACGAGAGCGACGACAGCCTGGTGGACTACGGGGAGGGCGGGGACGGACAGTTCAACGAGGACGGCTCCTTCATCGGCCAATACAGCggcaagaaagagaaagacacgCACGAAGGCAACGAGAGCTCAGAGGCACCTTCGCCCGTCAACGCCATGAACTCGTTTGTCTAA